Proteins co-encoded in one Burkholderia ambifaria AMMD genomic window:
- a CDS encoding formate dehydrogenase beta subunit, which produces MTTRIYVPRDSSALALGADALAAAIVAEAERRGVAIELVRNGTRGLLWLEPLVEVGTAAGRVGYANLSAADVPALFDANWLDGGTHPSGVGLVDALPYLARQQRLTFARIGLTDPLSIDDYLKHDGLAGLKNALALDGDVACETLIESGLRGRGGAAFPAGIKWRTVRQASATQKYIVCNADEGDSGTFSDRLIMESDPYCLIEGMIIAGIATGATLGYIYVRSEYPHAIAALETAIVRAREAGWLGEHVLGSAHAFDLHVAKGAGSYVCGEETALLESLEGKRGVVRAKPPLPALSGLFGQPTVINNVITLATAPVIFARGAAFYRDYGMGRSRGTLPFQLAGNIRHGGLVELAFGVTLRELLFDYGGGTASGRPARAAQVGGPLGTYLPEHQWDVPLDYEAYTAIGAVVGHGGIVLHDDTSNLAELAEYAMKFCAIESCGKCTPCRIGSTRGVETIARIRKGDTSERQVTLLRDLCDTMLAGSLCAMGGMTPYPVLSALDHFPEDFGLAAGKQAASGPVKAAA; this is translated from the coding sequence ATGACGACCCGCATCTACGTTCCGCGCGATTCGTCCGCACTGGCGCTCGGCGCCGACGCCCTTGCCGCCGCGATCGTCGCTGAAGCCGAGCGACGCGGCGTCGCGATCGAACTGGTCCGCAACGGTACGCGCGGCTTGCTGTGGCTCGAGCCGCTCGTCGAGGTCGGCACGGCCGCCGGGCGCGTCGGCTACGCGAATCTGTCGGCCGCCGACGTGCCCGCGCTGTTCGACGCGAACTGGCTCGACGGCGGCACGCATCCGAGCGGCGTCGGCCTCGTCGATGCGCTGCCCTATCTCGCGCGCCAGCAGCGCCTCACGTTCGCGCGCATCGGCCTGACCGATCCGCTGTCGATCGACGACTACCTGAAGCACGACGGCCTCGCCGGCCTGAAGAACGCACTCGCGCTCGACGGCGACGTCGCGTGCGAGACGCTGATCGAATCGGGGCTGCGCGGCCGCGGCGGCGCGGCCTTCCCGGCCGGCATCAAGTGGCGCACGGTCCGGCAGGCCAGCGCGACGCAGAAGTACATCGTCTGCAACGCGGACGAAGGCGATTCGGGCACGTTCTCCGATCGCCTGATCATGGAAAGCGATCCGTACTGCCTGATCGAAGGGATGATCATCGCGGGCATCGCGACGGGCGCGACGCTCGGCTACATCTACGTGCGCAGCGAATATCCGCACGCCATCGCAGCACTCGAAACCGCGATCGTGCGCGCCCGTGAAGCCGGCTGGCTCGGCGAGCACGTGCTCGGCTCCGCGCATGCGTTCGACCTGCACGTCGCGAAGGGGGCCGGTTCGTACGTGTGCGGCGAGGAAACGGCGCTGCTCGAATCGCTCGAAGGCAAGCGCGGCGTCGTGCGCGCGAAGCCGCCGCTGCCGGCGCTCTCCGGCCTGTTCGGCCAGCCGACCGTGATCAACAACGTGATCACGCTCGCCACCGCGCCGGTGATCTTCGCGCGCGGCGCCGCGTTCTATCGCGACTACGGGATGGGCCGCTCGCGCGGCACGCTGCCGTTCCAGCTCGCGGGCAACATCCGCCACGGCGGGCTCGTCGAGCTCGCGTTCGGCGTCACGCTGCGCGAGCTGCTGTTCGACTACGGCGGCGGCACGGCGAGCGGCCGGCCCGCGCGCGCCGCCCAGGTCGGCGGCCCGCTCGGCACCTATCTGCCCGAACACCAATGGGACGTGCCGCTCGACTACGAGGCCTATACGGCCATCGGCGCGGTCGTCGGCCACGGCGGCATCGTGCTGCACGACGACACGTCGAATCTCGCGGAGCTCGCCGAATACGCGATGAAGTTCTGCGCGATCGAATCGTGCGGCAAGTGCACGCCGTGCCGGATCGGATCGACGCGCGGCGTCGAGACGATCGCACGCATTCGCAAAGGCGACACGTCGGAGCGACAGGTCACGCTGCTGCGCGACCTGTGCGACACGATGCTCGCCGGCTCGCTGTGCGCGATGGGCGGGATGACACCGTACCCGGTGCTGTCCGCGCTCGATCATTTCCCCGAAGATTTCGGGCTCGCCGCCGGCAAGCAAGCCGCGTCGGGTCCGGTCAAGGCTGCGGCCTGA
- a CDS encoding NAD(P)H-dependent oxidoreductase subunit E, giving the protein MSPNSPAPDVLVERHARAGRSLVAILHAIQDDAGYVPAGCVAPLAKALNLSRAEVHGVLTYYHHFRTAPPARVTIQMCRAEACRSMGCETLAAHAEARTGCRFDAAHGDGAAAHAPGDVALESVYCLGLCAQSPSMTVNGVLHAKVTPEKFDALLADAATHAPEAA; this is encoded by the coding sequence ATGTCCCCGAATTCCCCTGCGCCCGACGTGCTCGTCGAGCGCCATGCGCGCGCCGGCCGCTCGCTCGTCGCGATCCTGCACGCGATCCAGGACGACGCCGGCTACGTGCCGGCCGGCTGCGTCGCGCCGCTCGCGAAGGCACTGAACCTGTCGCGCGCGGAAGTGCACGGCGTGCTCACCTACTATCACCACTTCCGCACCGCGCCGCCCGCGCGCGTGACGATACAGATGTGCCGCGCCGAGGCGTGCCGCAGCATGGGCTGCGAAACGCTGGCGGCGCACGCGGAAGCGCGCACGGGCTGCCGGTTCGATGCCGCGCACGGCGATGGCGCCGCTGCGCACGCGCCGGGCGACGTCGCGCTCGAATCGGTCTACTGCCTCGGGTTGTGCGCACAATCGCCGTCGATGACGGTCAACGGCGTGCTGCACGCGAAGGTCACGCCCGAGAAGTTCGACGCGCTGCTCGCCGACGCGGCCACCCACGCCCCGGAGGCCGCATGA